A stretch of DNA from Carettochelys insculpta isolate YL-2023 chromosome 7, ASM3395843v1, whole genome shotgun sequence:
ggtggagtgtccacacactatgagttttgttgacagtattttgacaaaagtcagcacttctgccgacaaccttctgcctctcccaaatgcctttgttgacagactctgccaacaaaaaagctgagtggatgctctggggggacttctgtgaacagacagggcttccgctTCATCAGGCAGTCCTGTTTActgagcttccagttcaccattctgtggagagagggccAAGCAGTCCAGCAGATCGCTTCTtcaatctgctttagtgtatAGCCACACACCGTAAACAGATAtttttctggaaaatctcttctgacacaaATGTCTGTCAACACATACttctaatgtaaccatagccagtgaGCATTTGTAAGAAAGCaaatagaaaatatttctctCAACATgccagttttaaatatttttaaaacaactatCTGAATTGGTTTTACTTCCTCAGAATTGTAAATTAAGTCAAGGCTGAAGTTTCTAACCTTTGTCATTTTTCAGTTATGTAACCACAAAATTTCAGCTGGAATATATATAAGAACTATAATTTGTGTAGTATTGTATTCATACAAATAGAGAATACTTATAagtcatttttgtattttttactGTGGACAAATTTAGCTGTAAATCCTCAGTTTCCAGTGTATTATCATATATAGATATAAGTAATTCTCTGCTGATCATCTTACATTCTGTATTCCAGGAAGACATTTTTTTCATTGCTTTAATAAACCCAAAGAGAAAGCATCAAgctgataacagttttcacaTAAATATTATCACTGACATTTCCTTTTCACTGATGGAGCTTACTGAGgatgtgggagaggaggaggcaaTAGCTCTATGAGAGAAAAGACTATGTGGAAAGTATggatatgtctagactagagggatttatcagcagaagtttttgtcagaagacatcttttgacaaaacttctgttgccaattgcagccagactgcagggtggatcaaaagagcaatttaACTGCTCCCAGTCACAGGTCTATAAAATAATATTCTTTTTATGCTACTTTGTTTTTCCTATTGCATTTGAATAATCTAATCAGATGCCTGCTGACTAGAACTTAATAATGTTAATGAGTCAGTTTAGTAAACTGAAGACCTTTCTGTGCTGATTCTCTGCTCCTTCTGCTGTTATTTTCACTTGCAAAAGACAGATATAAAATGATGCTGTTCTCATTTGGTAGTCTTTTTACAGCTGTTTTGCAGAAGTGTAAAGAATGACAGAAAGGGCAATACagtggaaaatttgccaaaatgcgtCCATACAGGTATAGAGTTGAAGCTTCCTTGCCCACCATTCTCTTCCATCCTGATCTGGAAAAACTTCATGTAGGACTGAGGGTTAGACAACAATTCTTTGATGAAGCAGTATCAAACGGGTTCATGGCAAATAAGTAAGCAACTCATTCTTCCGAGAGCACCGATAGTCCTATTGTACATCAAGCTGGACTGGAGTTCAGGTAAACCCTGGCAAAATTTAATGGTAGTACTgcccaaaataatatttttttaaaaagctaaaagGAAATTATTATTTGATCCAAGGAGCAGTAGCACCCTCTAGGCTACAACTGTATGAATTGGTCTTCTCAAACACGTGAGTCCTTATTTAATGACTTTCACAGAAAAAGAGATCATATTGCCCACCTAAATCTACCTATCATCCATCCACTTGTGAAAATGAGATGCCACTCATAGTCTATTGTATTTTTGAGTGAAAAGTTCTatgcctgcccctgctggcacTGCTCAAACACTTTGCATTTGAACCCCTATTTGCAATCTGTATTATAAATCTGCCACCTAGAGTGCTGTAGATCACTTGCCAGCTCATCAGGAATGAAAAATTAACATAGCTCCATTTACTGTAACataaacagagaggtagccgtgttagtctgtatcctaacaaaacaaaaaagccctcatatagcaatttaaagactaacaaaataatttattaggagatgagctttcgtggggcagactcacttcttcagatctggagatactgTAATGGAGTGATGCACAAGTACATCAAGCCTTGCAGATTGCAGTCCTGATTTTGCTGTTGACTTATTTCTTCTGTTGTCATTAAGAAGTTGACGTAGTGATAAAGGACTACACAAGGTGTAAGGTAGGAGAAAAATCAGGCCTTGAAGGGTCAGGAGTTCCTGGAGGAAAGAAAATTCAGCTGGTCACCATATATAGCCCAGAGAAATGCCCCCCCGCAGTTCAAAGGTAAAAAAACACCTGGCCAGGGTCTTCTCAACATGCAAGAGGTAACAGACAAGGGAGAGGAGGATATGGGCCAAATTTATGCCACTCCTGCTGCAAGCAAGATTCTTAATAGCTCTTATGACACAGATAGCATCAATGCTGAGAAGCAATAATAATACCACCCAATAGAACAAAAGTAACAGATGCATATCACAGTGTCTGAAACTGAAACAGACCAAGGCCTTTACTGTGAGTCATTTATCATTTGCTAGGTACTTGCATGAGCCTTATACCATCTTCACCCACTGTATACCCAACGGTCTTAGTTTCTCCCCATTTACGGATATGAAACTGGAAGGTAACAATGTCTACCTTCAGGAAATTAAAACTTCTCAATAACTGTATTAGTCATGAGTGCTACTTTCTACTATTATTGAACCTGTAGCTATTATCATTTTCTGAGAATAAAATAAGCAAACAGGAAACAATTGTGCTCAACCTTCAATGTTACTGAAATTAGAATTCTGAATGACATTATTTGCATTCAGCTTTAACCTGTTTATCAGATGACTTTAATTATTACTTTGCCATTTATATCTGAAAAACTTTGGGACTACCAGCATGTTCCCAGTGccatattttttttccagtgccaagagtCTACAAGCTACAACTTGAAATTATATCAACGGTATCTGTTTGTATATAACACAAAAATAACTCCCCAGTTGTACTGCAACTATTGGCCAAATAATTCTGATATGATTATCATAATATTTAGATTAGATTTCCttggcaggtgctggccatggATTGCCTGAGCTAATCGCATGGTAAGCACAGATGCAAAAGCCACCTTTGCTGCTCTAGATCTGGATTACACATCCCTGAAGCTCCCAAAGATTCATGGGTTTTGGGAGGGCTCTGAACTTTCTTATCTGCATGGCCACCCTCATACTTCCCCCATTTGAAGAGATGGTAGGCAGAAAATTCTAGAAAATGATCTGAAtccaagaaattaaaaaaacagtcAATATGTATATTTTTTACAGATGCTTTACTCTGTTGTTGTAAAGTTAGTTGGCCACACAACAGACAAAATACTTCCAATCCATAAATCCATTTTAGTGCTATAATTATATCCAATATATAGTACACATTCTGATAAGGAAGTAGATTATGAAGAACAAATGCCATCTTAAAATTTGCAACAATGCCCAAAGAAAGTGTTTCATGTTCATTATTTTTTATGTTAAAACTCAACAGGTCTGTTTTTCCAGTATTTCATTTAGTCACTAACACCAGTACAAAACATTATCAAGTTGGAACTCTCCAATTATTTACACTTGTTTTACACCTACTGTGTATGGGTATGAATGACTGCAGAATGTGCAATGCAATGGAGAATCAAGCTCAAAATATCTAATATAGAAATACACATAAATATATTTGTCATTTAGGGTTGGGAGATTATTATACAATGCCATGAGTTCTGCAAGAAATATATATGCACAATACATACTTTTTGTTTAATACTGACAGAAAAGCCATCCAACTGCATActaaagaacaacacaggaaactgatGTAAAACACTGGACCATTTTAAGCATATTATGTAAGTATTACTTATGCTAATACTAAATAAAGGTAATGCCTGGTCACCTCAAGAATTCTTCCACCTAAAATAGAACGTGAGACAACAGATCAGAGTTACAAAGCCACACATTTGAACAACACTCAAATAAAGGTGAACAGGCACAAGATACAAACAAGATGTAACCATGGACAAAAATACTGCTCTGTTGATCAGATGATTCCATTCACTCGTGTATCTTGGGCTCATGCTTCAGATTTCATAGTTTCTGAATTTCCTCAGAAGCTCTGAAGGGGCATCACCTGACCAACGGAAACGCATATGCCAGCAATTTGCATACAAAAATCCTGagaaaaaagggagagaaaattaaattattaaaaaaaaaaaagtttaaactgaTTAAGCCAGGGGTGCCCAACACGTGGCCCTCaggagccttttcatccagccctTGACGCTGGCGGCAGAACCATTTTGAAACCCTCctcaaggagccatttgcagctcaagacgctgctgctgctgctgactcctctcctcgtccttctccctgccccaatcaggcagagcagggcagagccagctgggaaCAGCGGACTGCGGCTCCCGCTGTGGGCTCACACCCAGTGAGCGGGCTGCAGGTCACCAGCATCTCCCCACAGCTGCGTGCCAAGGAGAGACCAGAAGCACTGTTCACAGCTTCCCATGCTCCTGGGTGTGAAAGATGCAGCTGGTTCCATTCCACCCAACAGAAGCCGGCTTCCTTCAACAGGTAGGAGCACCCAGGGCCTGTCCTGTCCTGGCTTagggcccagcactgctgctgaatCTCCCCCTGTGGGCAGGAACCACCTGGGGCAGCATCCTCGCTCCCCACGCTGTCCtgagctgctcccccagctcactgctgctggcaggacccACAGACCTGACCCACCAGCCATCATCTCTCTGGTCCTGTGGCATGTGTTCAGGCAGTGCCAGGAGGCAGTTGTCCCTCATGCTGGCTCTGCTGCACTGCACAGACCAGGGGAAGCCCAGGAGAAGGCATGAGAGCCAGCAAGGGGCTGGGAGAACTCAAGCGCCTCTCTCTGTATGTGGCAGGGAGCACCATGTGCCCGGCTCTGGGGACAAATGACTCGGCACCACCAGCTCAGCCTGTCCAAGGAGGAGAATTCAGCTTTTTCACAGTCTGTAGAACACATTCATGGCATTATATACATGTATTAATAATTAATTTTCAGTGAGGTCAAGGATTAAATAAGTATCTGATGCAATAGGTATCTGAGGCATCTTAGGGCTGTGAAGAGGGattttaagcctgggggcagtttgggtctgcggggctgtctaatgctgggggtggggggccagtttggggctgtgaggggtttaagcctgggggcacgtcgtggtggtggtttggggctgtgttgTGTTTGGCCCCagaaacatgtaaaaaattgccatgtggcccccaatgaaaaaaggcTGGACACCCCTGGACTAGGATGAAGTCGTATACTGTGGTggtgtagccatgtcagtcccaagaGAAAATGTgcgtgaggtaatatcttttttcGAATTATCTCTCTCAACCAACAGAAGTTagcccaataaaatatattaccttttTAGGGAAAAGTAGAGCTTGATTATTGTAACTAAAATGTAAGTAAAATGCTTGAATGTGAAGTCATCTTAGTTATACTCTATGCATACAAGGGACCAAATCCATGAACATTCACATGAATTGTATTCACAATTTGAAAATCTAGTCACCATGTTCTCTGTCTTATATTTTTACAGCTGCACACCAAATAACATATGCAAATAtacagaaaaatattaaattattggGAATGGGAATTTTTGAAAAAATCATGTAGCCACCCATTTCTTATTCCTCTTTTAAGGTCTGGTCCCGTACATCAGACTCAAACAAAACTCCCATTTAATTAGATGGTAGTTTTCCATGAGTAAAACCTTAAGGATCAGGTATAAAGCCTGGACACTGAATTCTGGCAAATCACTGGTTCCACTTACTTGGAGAGTCTGGACTCTTTGGCGATTGTAGAATCTCATCAGAAGTCTCAGCACTGTCTTGTTCCCGTCTCTCATCTGATGATTCATCTTTATTGTTTTCAGTCTGTTGAGCCCCAATGTCATTAGTTATGTTGCTGCTATTATTTAGCTCAGGTGCTTCCAGCATTGGCTCTTTTTTACTTCTGACAGCCCAGTGCATTGactaaatagattaaaaaattaCAATGGATAAATCTAAGTTGTACATTAGATTTTAAATACAGCACATTCTTCTACTTTATAAGAGTCAGTGTGCCGTTACAAATTGTTGATTTCTCAGGTTGTCTAAActgcagacttctgttgacagaagttttgtcgacagagcgcacatccagactgcagatctcctGGAGGacatctgccagttgggagcattctgtcaacatccctgtatacctcattccacaaggaagaagggatgtctcaatgCAGGTAATTTTTCCaatatttggccccatgtggattgaccaaatgttggaaaagcctctcccaacagttCTCCGCAGTCTAGAGGCTGCTAAATTATGCTGGAAAGATCTCCCATGCTGAATAACTCAATTTTATTCCAAGTTGCACACTGATAATAAACACTATGTTTAAAAAAGCTTCACTCACTATACAAAACATTTTTAACATACACCTACATGTATGTAATTGTATACTACATGACCCTGAATGCCATCTATATACTCCTACCTGTCTTCCTATCTTAAATTCCaggaaaactatttaaaaaaatcaagtattGCTACATATAATCAGCACGAAATAAAGTTTGTAGAAAAATATCTTAGGTGCATGACCACAAAAAAGAAATACCTCTGATACCTGGCAGCAACATCAAAGACAAAATATGAAAACTTCTGAATAGTGTGGTTTACTCAAACATACTTAGAACCTTCCAGATTATTTATCTTCATGGAATATATTTTCTCAAAATGAATCGTACTACTCGGTATTCACAGCTGTGGTGACATCAATGGAATTAATACACAGCAACGTCTCACTCATTTTCACAAGCACCAATAAAATATAAACCAACAGCAGATGCTATAAACTAGAAAATAGTCACAAATGTGTTccgaaataaaatatttttaaatataatttatcaTTATAGATCAGAACATGTTAACTATAATGAAAAACAACTGGTTATACTGGAAATATGCAGCTATTTCAAGCTTGCCATTTTAACCTTCAAAGACAACAGGAAAAAACACATTAACTTCTCATACTATAGAATTAATTTTGTATTGGTATGCTGGTAACCCCAAAAATCTATTCAGTAGTCTCTATAAAGAAATTACTGAAGATTTATTTTCCCAGGGTGAattcctggtcccactgaagtcaatgagagtatGCCTTTGACTTTAGCgaaaccaggatttcacccccaaATAATAATACTGAAAAGTAACTTAAATTATATGATGAGCCTTTTACCATAGTACATTTGTTTGGCTAACCAGGAAAAGTAGCCACTGTAGCCCCAAATAACTTATTTAAAATTACTGAAATGTTGTGAAATAATGAGAAAATTGCTATGGGACTGGACTGAAATATTAGATAAAAATCTATACTGGCCCTGAAAACAAAAGCAGTTATTAGAGTTTCAGAACAAATATGTTCATAAATCTATATCATTCAACTGCCTTCCAGTTTGtggcatttgttttttaaatggattCAGGGGCATTTTTCTGCACTCTTTCTACACGTTGCTATGCAGCAGTTTCGGGCGAGTATTAATGGTCAGTTAGCAGTACTGTTTCTAATTAGTGTCCTTTCCTCCATCAGATGGACCTTAGGAAATTGATTAAGAAACAACAGAAGGCTGGTATAATGAACATTCGTTAATTTCTGAGTGATCCTCTCTCACCCAAGGGGGAACTTCCCCTTTCCACAGACCTACCTAGTCTCTTAATTCTAACAAGTATCCAGGaaatttagaaaaacaaaaaacaaccgtTTTCATGGAGTTGCTCAGAGCTTCCCACTGCTGGAATGGAATGGTAATTTTGCTTCGCCGCCAGTAATCATAACGAGCTCGACTCTCTTCATTAGTAAGAATCTCCTTAGCTTGCTGCAGCTTCTGAAAATTCTCCACTAGAACACAAATCAAAATAATGTTACATCAAATACTTACATTTGAAGAAATTAATTCCCTTTTGGAACAGGAATGACCTAAGCTAAGTAAGTAACAACACCACAAGGTGAGtcagaaaaatatataaaaagtgaTGAAGGGATGTGACAGTTCTTCTCACTGCTTTgaggaaacaaaccagcagtcaagtagccactttaaaaactaacaaaataattcattaggtgatgatctttcgtggggcagacctacttcctcagatgtggagatgtttgccccatgaaagctcatcacctaataaattattttcttagtctttaaagtgctacatgactgctggtttgttttgttagaatacagactaactcagctacctgtcTGGTGCTTTGAGGAAAGTGGTCTGAGATGAGTAGCCAcgatagtctgtagcttcacaaataacaagaagtcatgtTCTTCAAAcatttgaagaagtggattttacccatgaaaactcatgacccAATACATTTATCAGTCGCTATGGTGCTGCATGATTGCTTGCCTTCAGAAAGTCTTAGTTGACTTCAGCTGCTAGCACTTTTCATGAACGCCCAATGCCTTCTTTCAGATGAACAATTTAATGCAAATATAGAGTCTTCTGGGTCTTGATTTAGATGCTTTATAAACTTGACGACTATTAAAATTTTGCCATAATCAGAGCAAATCACAAGAGGTAATGCTCCATTTAAAAACAACATTGCAACAGCATGATAGTATTTCACAAGGAACGTAGCATAGCTCAAAGCAGCAAGGAAGTTAGAGCAGAACACACCAACAAAGGACAGCAAGAAAGAAGCATAATTACCTTGTGTGAGCAGCAAGCAGAAGACTCTTTAAACAGGACAGTACAGTCAAGCTAACAGCATTGTTTAAGATCACATCTTTTTgtgtataaaatattaatttgaatACTGGATTATATGAACAAGAGCTCTTATTTTATTTGCAGGAGAAAAAATCTTTACAAAATTATTGTAGAGAATGCCGCTGTGCATTACTATTGTGCAAAAGGTTACAAAGACTTACATTTTATTTATGAATCACCCTTGTTAGAGTGGCTTATTGTGATTATCCATTTATTCCAGTTTGTAGCAgtgacttcttttgaaatatgctgAACCCAAACACTAACTAAAACTAATAAGCATAAATCAAACAAAATTTTTTCTCATTCTGCTTTCAATATGAGAAGCAGAGGGTGGAATCAGCCACCAAATTTTCGGATGGAACATCAGAAATATGCATCACAGAACACTGTCTTGTTATAACTGGTTTAATACAAACACGTCCAATATTAAGTGTTGCACTCTGTCATTGAATTAACCTTTGttttggcagtttttccatgtaAGTACTATAATTTCCATGATTTGGGCCAACTACATGCACTAGTTCAGTGTCCAACAACACTTCCGGCAACGTGGAAACTTACTAGAGAGTAGGGACTGATTGccttcagtacagtaaaccctcaatttaatggactaatggggggacgGGGTGTCCGTTAATGTCAAAAGTCTGATAAATCTGAATGGTTACACTGTAGATGATGAACtaaccttcccagcccatcacttactcctgtcctctgcccccatttcccttccccactcctgccccattctttccctcacacctccatctcctctCAATTACCAAGAGAGGAGATGAATGCTGGCCtgactccttccacctcctgcagctctcagtgctgcagctcccccaggccccccgccctgccccggctCCAAGCCGCCTGtgcaaaggtagagcatggccccccccagcctgccagcagccatcagcctctgacaccatggctgctgctcagcaccagtgCAGAAAGCAGCGGCCAGGTaccaacatgctccacacacacggggctgggggaggagagctcctgcaccctgttGCAGCTCCACTTGGCTCCTCTGGCCCGAGTGGCTCCAGCCACAGCGattgcccctccagccctggcggccCCAGccgctccagcagctcctctagACCCGGAGGTggctctggcatttatttaggaGGAGGGTAGGGGGGCTGCCAGACAGTGTCCACTATTTCTGAAGTTTGTTATAGCAgagtccgttaaatcgagggcttactgtataCTATTTATCTTACTTTTTTCCTGTGCATTTTGTATAAAGAAGGCCAGAGCAGACATTCAAATCTTGTAGTCATTGATCATAGTGATTCTATTGGCTACTAATATATAAGCCTGTCTCAGAATATCTCTTTTTGACTCAGAACATTGGTATGAGGGTAAGGTTAAGGTTATTTGGGTGACTGATATTTCCCCAATTTTTGATGTTAGATGTTATCTGTGCAGAGCTGGCCTGTCACACAATGCTGATCCTCTTTATTTCTAACTGCTAAATTACTTTAAAGTAagctaaaatatattaaatatatttctaCTATTACTTTTCTTGTGAGCAATTACTGTAGTTAATCACAACATTTGACAGCCACATGGAAAGAAGACAGTCCATGGAATCATGCATGGGAAGGAATGTGGtccaatttttgttttaaaatgtgcatcATCCTATTAAATACTGTATGTTGACAATTCCTGGACTGGATAATAAAACAATATCTACTATCCATGATTGCATAAGAATGACAGCAAAACGTTAAGGCTTGAAATTTGAGGttatgtgtatatgtgtgtatatatatatatatatatagaaaattATGTAACATTATAGAAT
This window harbors:
- the DNAJC12 gene encoding dnaJ homolog subfamily C member 12 isoform X1 gives rise to the protein MDAILNCSLDDMEDYYFWLGCDELSTVEQILAEFKVKALECHPDKHPGNPKAVENFQKLQQAKEILTNEESRARYDYWRRSKITIPFQQWEALSNSMKTSMHWAVRSKKEPMLEAPELNNSSNITNDIGAQQTENNKDESSDERREQDSAETSDEILQSPKSPDSPRFLYANCWHMRFRWSGDAPSELLRKFRNYEI
- the DNAJC12 gene encoding dnaJ homolog subfamily C member 12 isoform X2; the protein is MVEQILAEFKVKALECHPDKHPGNPKAVENFQKLQQAKEILTNEESRARYDYWRRSKITIPFQQWEALSNSMKTSMHWAVRSKKEPMLEAPELNNSSNITNDIGAQQTENNKDESSDERREQDSAETSDEILQSPKSPDSPRFLYANCWHMRFRWSGDAPSELLRKFRNYEI
- the DNAJC12 gene encoding dnaJ homolog subfamily C member 12 isoform X3 gives rise to the protein MDAILNCSLDDMEDYYFWLGCDELSTVEQILAEFKVKALECHPDKHPGNPKAVENFQKLQQAKEILTNEESRARYDYWRRSKITIPFQQWEALSNSMKTVVFCFSKFPGYLLELRD